The nucleotide window GCGGATGTTCCGAGAAGGATAAATCCCAGCACGGCAATCGACGGCGCATGAAAGCTTTGCCTGTGATCGCGGTCGCTGCGGCATTGCTGATCGTCGCTGCGGCTCTTTGCATTCCTGGGAGCACGGAGGAGCGCAGGCTTCCTCTGGAATTCCACGTCCCTGACGTCTCCGACATGGATGTTAAGGACGGCGCAGTCCCATCCGGAAGCGTCAACGCCCTCGGATGGGATTGTTTCGATGCCGCCGATGGCGGGAACATCCTGCTCTCGCCGTATGGGATATACTTCGCACTGGGCATGCTGGCCAACGGCTCTGAATCCGGGTCCGAGGCGGAAAAGGAGATGCTCGGAATCCTCCATTCCGACGGCATCGATTCTCTGAATGCGTATCTGGATTCCCTTTTGGCTGCGAACGGGGAGGAGTTCGTCTCCTGCGGAATGGTGATGGTGGACCGCTCTGCCGTCGCCGGGACGTCCGTGTCCGAGGATTTCGCCAAGGCTGTGGTGAGGTATTGCGGCGGCGCGGTATCGGAAGCCGATTTCTCGGGGGATTTGGATGCCGTGAAGGCTCTGATCAAGGAATGGGTCAGCGAGAAGACCTGCGGCCTGATCCCGGATTACGAGTCGATAGCCACGGAAGATACGGTATGCGACCTGCTGAACGTGGTGCATTTCAAGGGAAGCTGGAACGTTCCTTTCGATTCCGATCTGACGTATGACGAATATTTCCATGGCGACGGCGGCTCTGTCTCACTGGTTCCGATGATGCATGGGACTCTCAAAGGCGTGCGCTATCACGAGGATTCCAGATTCAGGGGAATCCAGCTGGAATACGATTCCGAGCTTCGGGAAGGCCTTTGCATGCGCATCATCCTTCCTAAGGATCCCTCCTCGACAGAGGTTCTGAAGGAATGGAAGTCAGAATCCTGGGAGAACAGGGAGGCTTTCATGGGGAAGCTGGGATCTCCGGCCCTTGTCGATGCCGATATCTCTCTGCCCAAGCTGGATCTTTCTGAATCTCTGGATCTGAAAAAAATCCTGTCGGAGCTCGGTCTGAGCGAATCTGCAACGTTCAGCGGGATGATAGATGGCGTTCCGCTGTCAGTGGAAGGCGGGAAGCATCAGGCTAGGATGATAGTCGACGAGGAAGGCACCGAAGCGGCCGCCGTCACGGAGATAACGATGGAAAAGCTGTCCGTCATCCCCGGATCCGATCTGTCAATAGTGGAATTCCGCTGCGATATCCCGTTCCTGATGGCCATCGTGGACGAGGAGACAGGAGCGGATCTGTTCGTCGGATACGTGGGCGACGCATCTCTTTGACGATCGATTCTATGGGAAGCTGTATGCCATCTAAGAGATGAGGTTCTATGATAAAGGCAGAGATACGCATAGATTATCCGGACGAAAGGACCGCCCGCGCGGTTTTCGATGCTCTGGCCCCGGACAACGCGGGGTATGTAGAATCCGCTCTCGAAGGCGCTTCCATAGTTCTCAGGGCGGAGTCAGAGACCGCCGGGACCATGAGGAATACCGCCGACGATCTCATGGCATGCGTCAAGGCGGCCGAAGATTCCATAGGGGCTACGGGCCAACCCAATTAATATCAAGACAAGTTAACGTCGGATATGTTCGAGATCATAAAGCGCGATGGCATGGCGCGCATGGGCAGATTCGAGGTCCACGGGAAGGTCGTGGAGACCCCTGCCCTGCTTCCGGTTGTGAATCCCAAGATAAACACCGTGCCTCCGCGCGAGCTTTACGAAAGGTTCGGGTTCAAAGCCCTGATCACCAATTCATACATAATCAAGAATTCGCCGGAGCTCAAAGATAAGGCTCTGGAGCTGGGACTGCACGGTCTGCTCGACTATCCCGGCGTCATCATGACCGATTCCGGGACTTTCCAGTCCCATATGTACGGAGAGGTCGATCTCACAAACGAGGAGATAGTCCAGTTCCAGAAGGACATCGGGACGGACATCGGGACTGTGCTGGACATCTTTACCGAGCCTTTCTGGACCAAGGAGCAGACGGCCGAATCCATAGTTACGACTTTGGAGAGAACGGAGAAAGCCTGCGAAATGAAGGGCGACATGCTCATCAACGGTGTCATCCAAGGCTCGGTATACCAGGATTTGAGGGAGGATTGCGCCAGGAAGATGGCTTCCATGGACATAGACGTCCACCCCATAGGCGGCGTCGTCCCTCTGATGGAGCAATACCGCTATTCCGAGCTCGTCGATGTGGTCATGGCTTCCAAAAGGGGCATAAACCACAGCCGCCCCGTCCACCTGTTCGGCGCCGGCCACCCTATGATTCTGGCCCTTGCCACTCTGATGGGATGCGATCTGTTCGATTCCGCTGGGTACGCCAAATTCGCCAGAGACGACAGGATGATGTTCATCGACGGAACGTTCAGGCTTGCCGACATGAAATCTTTGGATTGCGATTGCCCAGCGTGCCGCGGGCGCAGAGTCGAGGAGCTCCGCGGGCTGGACAAGAAGAGCAGGACGAAGATAATCGCCGAGCACAATCTGTATCAGATCACGCGCGAGCTGGCTCTCGTCAGGCGCTATCTTCAGGAAGGTCGCCTCTGGGAGCTGGCCGAGATCCGCTGCAGGGCCCATCCTGCTTTGTTGGACGCTCTCCGCAGGCTGAAAGAGCATCAGGCTCAGATGGAGCTCAGCGACCCCCTCAGCAGGGACGGAGCCATATTCTATACTGGCTCGGAGTCCCGCGGAAGGCCGGTCTATCTGAGATATCTGGACAGGCTTGGGAAAAGATACGTGCCTCCGACCGACAAAGCCGTCCTGTTCCCGGATTGCCAGGGCAAGCCGTACAGCAGGCCGTATGCCGAGGATTTCGACAGGGCAAGGAAGGCGGGATACACCCCCATTGTGGTCTCCCCGTTCGGACCGGTTCCGGCGGAGCTGGATGAGATGTACCCTCTGGCCCAATCTCTCTTCCCCTCGATACAGGATGATGAGACCGAGAACGAATCTGAAAGGCTGACATTCCAGTTTTTGAGCATGATGGGATTCAGAAAGGCGATAGAGCCTGGTCAGATTCCGGATGGGGGCTCCATAGAATACGATGCCGACATGCTCAGGGCGAAAGCCGTGGCGAGGTATCAGTTCGGGAACGAGGCCGCGGATGCTCTTTTCAGAGGCGAGGTGACGTTCGTCAAGAGCAAGAAGACCGGCAAAATAAGGAACGTCATATCGGATGGCGAGCACGTTCTCTCGATGCGCGCCGGAGACGGGCTGTATACTCTCAGATTGGAGGGAGCGAAGAGAATCGTCTCGTCGGTTCCAGCACCATATATGCGTGTGGCGATCATGGATGATGCCGTCCCATTCGTTGCCGACGGGCGCAACGTGTTCGCACAGTTCGTGCTGTCCTGCGATCCTGAGCTGCGCCCGATGGAGGAGGCCATAGTGACCGACAAGGACGGCAATCCCGTGGCCACCGGCCGCATGTTCCTGACGCCCAAAGAGATACCTTTCATGAAGAAAGGCATCGCAGTCAAGGTCCGCACCGGCGCCGAGGAATGAGAAACATGCCGGCAGGGGCATCCCCGCCGGTTTTTATCTGAAATCAGTTCATCACTGGAAGGTCATTCTTCACGCCGTCGGCGTAGACCTTCGCTATGGCGTTCTTCATGATCGTATCGGGTACGTCTTCGGCGTATTCCCTCTTCCAATCGAGGATCGGGCGCCCGAAAGTCACTTTTCCGGGTTGGTCAGGGTCGTCGTCGGCTTCGAGATATTTGATCGCCAGCCCGTCTACGATTTCCTGGACGCTTTTTCCGTTGATTATGATGGAGCTCGATCCGCTTTCTATTTTTGTCTCTTTGAAGGTGCAGGGGATATCTTCCATCTCCAAGTCGCACATCAGGTCTTTGATGTACGAAACCATCGCTGCGGAGGACCTTCTTCTGACTACGGGGTCGTCTATAGGCGCATCCGTGTGCCTGTACTCTATTTCTATCCTGACCATGGACTCTAATCCCCCGTCATACTTAAAACGATGGCGGTACGCCTTTGAAGGTTCTGTTTTTATCCGAGTATTGCGATTCTCCCGGCAATGTCAAGCTCTGGAGTAGTGGCGCTTTTGGTGGCTGTAATAGTCATTATCGTAGGCGCCGCCATATTCTTGGGAGGCTCTGGAGACGATGGCCAGCAGAAGACTGATCCCGAAGAGCCAGTCGATCCTGTGGATCCGGATGTCCCCAAAGCCACGTACAGCATAAGCTATGTTCTCAACGGAGGCACTCTGGTCGGCACCGCCCCCAAAACATATGAGAGCGGCCAATATGCCGATTTACCTTACGCTGAAAACGGAGGGCTGTTCTTCGACGGATGGTTCACGGATGAGGGATGCACCACGCCGATCGGGGCGATATTGGAAAGCCAGACCGGCGATCTGACGCTATATGCAGCATGGTCCGGAAGCAAAGTCGGTACCGGATTCACCATGAGCATCGACGGCTCTTCCCCCTCCATAGTCTTCAAGAGGAATTATACCGGGACTGCTACATGGGAATACCTCGGCGAAGATGACGGCGCCTATTATGTGGAGCGTACCATGAAAATCGGTACCAAACACTGGTACAGCGGAATCACGATACCGTACTGGTGGTCCACCATATTCGGCAGCACTACTACGGAAGAGGCGGCCGACGTCCTTGATTTGACCGAGCATTACTGGACGGATGACGATGACGGCGACGATACGGTTTTCTTCTATCGCGGCAATGAAACCTTAACCGGGAATTTCTTCGGAAATGGACAGAAGTCATATGTCTGCGAGGTTTGGGAGTCTGAAGACGGGACAGAGAAGCAGTGGGTATACCGCAGTTTCTATCCGCTGAAAATCGAGACTTTCGATTCTGGGCTGGAGCTGAACTATTCTTTGACCAAAGTCTATGAGGTCAATAATATCGTCGGGGATTTCGAGCCTACGGTATATGCCGAATATGGGATTACCGTCACAGGTTATACCACCCTCGCCATCGGCGAGACTCTGACCCTTACTGCGTATGGACAGGATTTCTACGGCTGGTACATCGACGGGAAGCTTCAGGAACCCATCAGCCGCACTCTGACGGATGACCGCGCAACTCCAGATAAGGTATATGAAGCGCGCACAGACGTAGAATATTACGTTCTGGAATCGAATACGCTATATTTCGAAGATGTCCATCTTGTGAGCCCTGTCACCATCTACGATGATGAAGGCAAGGAATACAACATGAACACTGGCGTTACCTTCAGCGACAGGGTGAACGGAATTTTCACGCCGATCGACAGCAGAGAACCTGTCCCATGCATTCTGAGGGTTTATAAGGAAAAGACCTCCACGTTCTCCTGCACTTGGGAAGTCGGCAAGAACAGTTATTCCATGTCCTTCACCATGCATTACAACGATCTGTATGATTATTCAAAGGATACGGACAGGGCCGATTTCAGCTCCTACAGGGCGATGTCCAAGTACTTCACCTATGATGACCCATATGTAAAGATCGCGTGCGAGAAACTGCTCGAATACAAGTCGCTCTATAACATGAACGACCGTGATTTCGCATATTTCGTCATGAAATTCGTGGAGACGATTCCCTATCTGTATGATGAGAGCTCGCGCGGGAAGATGGAGTTCATCAAATATCCGGCCGAACTGTTCTGGGACGGCGGAGGAGACTGCGAGGATTCCTCGATTCTGTATTGCACTCTCATGAAGAAGATGGGATACGATACTGCGCTGCTCATATTCCGCGACCATGCCATGGCATCGATACACTTCGTGAACGATTCGTACAACTATGGCGATAATGTCGCGACGAAAAACGGGAAGAAGTATGTCTATGTGGAGACGACCACTACCGGGGAGACCTGGAGCAACCGCAGCGGATACGATCTCGGAGACATCTTCGATGACGCATACAAGCCGTCGAAGATAGAGGATATGTACGTGTTGGTATGAGCAGACCGTCTGATTACATGGGAAAGGTCCGGGCGAAGAGGCCGCTGGTCCAGTGCATGACCAATTACGTGACCGTCAACGACTGCGCGAACGCCTGCCTCTGCTGCGGGGGGACGCCGGTCATGACGGATGCGGCCGAGGATGTGGCGGAGATGGTCAGCATAGCTTCTGCGCTCGTGCTGAACATCGGGACGCTGAACAGCCGCACCGTCGATTCCATGGAAGCCGCCGGACGTGCCGCCAACAAGGCCGGCATACCGGTCCTCCTGGATCCGGTCGGCGTCGGAGCGACGAGATACCGCACCGAGACCGCTTTCAGGCTTCTGGAGAGGGTCGATATCGCCGTCATCAAAGGGAACCACGGCGAGATCGGCGTTCTCTCCGGGAACGGAGGCCAGGTCAGAGGCGTCGATTCCATGGGCTCCAAGGATCCGAAGTCAGCCGCTGAAAAGCTGGCCTCCGAGTTCGGATGCGCTGTCGCTTCCACCGGAGAGGTGGACTACGTTTTCCGCGGGGGATCCGGCGTCGAGCTGAGGAATGGGCATCCGCTCCTAGGAACCGTTTCTGGCACAGGATGCATGCTATCCGCAGTCGCCGGCGCCTATATCGGAGCTTGCGGCGTCTCGTTGGAATCGCTGTCCGCATCCCTGCTTGTGTTCAGCATCTCCTCGGAATATGCGGCGACAAAATGCGAAGGCCCGGGAACGTTCAAGCCCGCTTTCTTGGATGCCATATACAATCTGGATGCGGAGCGTCTCGACACCCGCGTCCAGATCCGCAACCTCTGAAACATTTCAATCTGGCTGGGAACTTCGAATCCCAGTCAGAGCATTTTCAAGCTTCCTGTTACGCGATCGATCTCTCCGGCGAGGGCAGGGCCGATCCCGATGCAGGTGGTCGTTCCAGGCTCGATCTGGGTCCTTCCCGCGTCCGTTATCGTAGACACCGGGAGCTTCACGCTTCTGGCTTCCGCTGCGAGGCGCATGAGTTCCTCCAAAGAGTCGACTTTGAGGACGACCTTTGCCTGGCCGCTCGAGTGCCATCCGTCGAACGTCTTTCTGTCGTATTTTTGGACGTAGATGGCGCATTCGACTGCCGCATGCGCAGCTTGGGCGGCTATTTTGCCTTTGCCCATTTTCAGGTCGTTCCTGACGACCACCACGAGCTTGTATTCGTCCGATCTGAAAGGGGATGCTGTCATCTTTCCTGCCCATGCATGACACGTTTATTTGCGTTTTTCCCCTCAAAAGAAAGCGTTGCGACGCAAGAGGATGGCAATCAGCATCCCGGCCTGGAATCCTATGGTGAAGAGGAAGATCAAGCCCCCTCCCATTTTCATCCCGTTCCCCCCTACAGCGATGAA belongs to Candidatus Methanomethylophilaceae archaeon and includes:
- the tgtA gene encoding tRNA guanosine(15) transglycosylase TgtA — its product is MFEIIKRDGMARMGRFEVHGKVVETPALLPVVNPKINTVPPRELYERFGFKALITNSYIIKNSPELKDKALELGLHGLLDYPGVIMTDSGTFQSHMYGEVDLTNEEIVQFQKDIGTDIGTVLDIFTEPFWTKEQTAESIVTTLERTEKACEMKGDMLINGVIQGSVYQDLREDCARKMASMDIDVHPIGGVVPLMEQYRYSELVDVVMASKRGINHSRPVHLFGAGHPMILALATLMGCDLFDSAGYAKFARDDRMMFIDGTFRLADMKSLDCDCPACRGRRVEELRGLDKKSRTKIIAEHNLYQITRELALVRRYLQEGRLWELAEIRCRAHPALLDALRRLKEHQAQMELSDPLSRDGAIFYTGSESRGRPVYLRYLDRLGKRYVPPTDKAVLFPDCQGKPYSRPYAEDFDRARKAGYTPIVVSPFGPVPAELDEMYPLAQSLFPSIQDDETENESERLTFQFLSMMGFRKAIEPGQIPDGGSIEYDADMLRAKAVARYQFGNEAADALFRGEVTFVKSKKTGKIRNVISDGEHVLSMRAGDGLYTLRLEGAKRIVSSVPAPYMRVAIMDDAVPFVADGRNVFAQFVLSCDPELRPMEEAIVTDKDGNPVATGRMFLTPKEIPFMKKGIAVKVRTGAEE
- the pth2 gene encoding peptidyl-tRNA hydrolase Pth2 yields the protein MTASPFRSDEYKLVVVVRNDLKMGKGKIAAQAAHAAVECAIYVQKYDRKTFDGWHSSGQAKVVLKVDSLEELMRLAAEARSVKLPVSTITDAGRTQIEPGTTTCIGIGPALAGEIDRVTGSLKML
- a CDS encoding InlB B-repeat-containing protein translates to MSSSGVVALLVAVIVIIVGAAIFLGGSGDDGQQKTDPEEPVDPVDPDVPKATYSISYVLNGGTLVGTAPKTYESGQYADLPYAENGGLFFDGWFTDEGCTTPIGAILESQTGDLTLYAAWSGSKVGTGFTMSIDGSSPSIVFKRNYTGTATWEYLGEDDGAYYVERTMKIGTKHWYSGITIPYWWSTIFGSTTTEEAADVLDLTEHYWTDDDDGDDTVFFYRGNETLTGNFFGNGQKSYVCEVWESEDGTEKQWVYRSFYPLKIETFDSGLELNYSLTKVYEVNNIVGDFEPTVYAEYGITVTGYTTLAIGETLTLTAYGQDFYGWYIDGKLQEPISRTLTDDRATPDKVYEARTDVEYYVLESNTLYFEDVHLVSPVTIYDDEGKEYNMNTGVTFSDRVNGIFTPIDSREPVPCILRVYKEKTSTFSCTWEVGKNSYSMSFTMHYNDLYDYSKDTDRADFSSYRAMSKYFTYDDPYVKIACEKLLEYKSLYNMNDRDFAYFVMKFVETIPYLYDESSRGKMEFIKYPAELFWDGGGDCEDSSILYCTLMKKMGYDTALLIFRDHAMASIHFVNDSYNYGDNVATKNGKKYVYVETTTTGETWSNRSGYDLGDIFDDAYKPSKIEDMYVLV
- the thiM gene encoding hydroxyethylthiazole kinase is translated as MGKVRAKRPLVQCMTNYVTVNDCANACLCCGGTPVMTDAAEDVAEMVSIASALVLNIGTLNSRTVDSMEAAGRAANKAGIPVLLDPVGVGATRYRTETAFRLLERVDIAVIKGNHGEIGVLSGNGGQVRGVDSMGSKDPKSAAEKLASEFGCAVASTGEVDYVFRGGSGVELRNGHPLLGTVSGTGCMLSAVAGAYIGACGVSLESLSASLLVFSISSEYAATKCEGPGTFKPAFLDAIYNLDAERLDTRVQIRNL